ACGACAGAGCATGCTAGATCCATCTAGTATTTGTCCATTTTCTAGTAGCTTTGGATCCACTTAGGTTGCCCGGGACCTCCGCCAGAGGATGGCGATGACAACGCTGCTGGATAAGGATGCATGCATAATGTTTGTCTAACTACTCTGCTCCAGCACTGAATCAGGTCACCAATCCTTTATTCGATCGATCGCTTGTAGAACCAAAATTAAGGATTTGAGAAATGGAATCTGATAGCGACGCTTTGAGCAGCAGCCACTTGCATGGTAGATAAGCACCGCGACAACTTCGGCCCCAGGTTTTGGAACTGAAACCGCTGCACTAGCCCAGTGCCACTGCATGACAATCCGGATAAGATCGACAATCTGTGTGCTTAACTTCTGGTCCGGTATGCCACCGCCTTAACCCTTCCCAGGTCAATGGTTCAAGCCCCGCCGCATACATATATAAGACGACCAGATCGATGATGCTTATCACTACTCATTTCTCAGTACTCACCAATTCTACATACAAGTTGCAAGCTTCTGTCATCTGTCCGAAATATTCTGATCTCTGTTCTTTGTGCTTCGAAAGAAGAAGTTGCTAGCTATCACACAAGATTCCGAGATGGGGTCTCTGATGGCCGGCTGGGATTCGCCTGTTCTTGGCGACGACACCAAAGGTACGCTGTACGCGAGTACACGATTCAGTAGCTGATTGCAGCCATGCGCCCATGCCTGTATTTTTGTTGCTCTAGTCGTGTGAAAAAATAACTGTATGCATGATGCACGCGTGTGTAACAAGCAGCTCGTAGAATGAGGAGCCGGTCGCTgacgaaggaggaggtggaggcgttcTGGCGGCAGCAGGGGAAGCCGGCGCCGGAGGACGGCGTCACCTCGCCGCTTGCCTCCCCTCGTCCAACCATGGTATGCACTGCTGCCAAAACTGATGGCCCGGCCGTTTGCTCTTATGAAATCTTGCCAATTGAACATCTCTGAATTGGTTGCATCAATCTGGTTTTGTTCTGCTTATGCAGGAGAAGAGCCCGCTGGGGAGCTCGAAACAGAGGAGCATGTCTCCTGTTGCTCGTGGGCACGAAGAGATCGCTGAAGGTGACGCGGCCGCCGACGACGCCGGGGGTAGCCCCGGCAAGAGCCGGGACTGGTATGTGACCTTGACCGATAACGAAACAGCCGCCGGTGATGACACTCTACTGTGTATCTGACGTGGTGGCGTGTGCAGGTGGACGAGGAGCAACTGGGCGTTCCTGAACGAGCCGCCGGGCACGGCGCACAGCTACACGCCgcagttccatgtcgccgccggagGCCAGATCGCCACCGGCAACGTCTGACTGGATTTACAGACTAGTACCACGCTACGCTGATGGACTATCTGCACGGCCCACTGTCTGCACCGTGTTGATGTGCCACGAGCTCGCTACATGTCCTCCGTGTAAATACACACAATATATGCATCCGTTGTACTTCAGTATATTGCAAACACATATGTGAGTGATGTGTATGTAAAAAAAGGTAAATAATGTATGTTTCTACTAGGAAGTAGCACATAAAGGACTGCCCATCTACGCGCATCTCCAATAGATGATGTGAAATAGGACAACTAAAAGAAGTGCCCTATAAtttttactccctccggtcttttttaattgactcaaatttagtacaaagttgtactaaatccgagtcaattaaaagagaccggagagaGTACATCTCTAGAaagctttttttgttttgttttacaagATGATGTATTTTAGGGAACCTGTGCTGAAGTAGATAATGTAAAATAGGGCAcattcattcgcaaaaaaaagggcACATTCCACAAACTTCAATCAAATTTTTACACTTCGAATTCAGCATCAACACTCAAAATTCGATCAAACTTGCATTTTAACTTTGATTAAACTTCTATTTATACTTAGACATCGGCACTAGACATGAcatttcgactaaaccaagttcgACATTGACTAAACTAAACAACGACTAAACTATAAGCAATGACTATTCTAACTAAACCTCGACGAACGCTGACACTTGGTGTCCTAGAAATCGGAATCCAAGACATAGGACCCTGCATTGCCGTCGCCGATGTCGTTCCAAAAATCGGAATGATGATTCAGATGGGGCCTCGCCTCGTCAACATTCTTCCTCCCGCCTCGTcggccttcttcttcattgtcgcctCCCTAGAGGAAAAGAACTCCTCCTCCGCCTGCACGTGGTCCGACTGCTCCCGACAGAGCCGCACCATGGACATATCATCGGTCTCCTCTGCCCGGAGATGCTAACACGCTCGGCGGTTGGCCCGCTCTTGCTCCAGCAAAACCAAGGTGGATGGGTGGCGTGAGGAACTCTGCCTCCATTTTGCTCTGCACCTCCGAAAAGTTCATCTCCGCCCATGGCAGGTTGAAGTGTCACGCCGCCACATTTTACGCTCGTGCGGCGAGGTTGACGGAGGGGAAGGTCGCCATC
The nucleotide sequence above comes from Lolium rigidum isolate FL_2022 unplaced genomic scaffold, APGP_CSIRO_Lrig_0.1 contig_47030_1, whole genome shotgun sequence. Encoded proteins:
- the LOC124681573 gene encoding uncharacterized protein LOC124681573 is translated as MGSLMAGWDSPVLGDDTKARRMRSRSLTKEEVEAFWRQQGKPAPEDGVTSPLASPRPTMEKSPLGSSKQRSMSPVARGHEEIAEGDAAADDAGGSPGKSRDWWTRSNWAFLNEPPGTAHSYTPQFHVAAGGQIATGNV